A window of Kribbella voronezhensis genomic DNA:
CGCCGGATCCAGGTTGTTGGTGGGCTCGTCGAGCAGCAGGACGTTCGCCGCGGAGACCACGAGAGTGGCCAACGCGAGCCGCGTCTTCTCGCCACCGGAGAGCACCCGGGCCGGCTTGTCCGCGTCGTCACCCGTGAACAGGAACGAGCCGAGCACACTGCGCGCCTGGGTCTCGTTCAGATCCGGGGCGGCCGTCTTCATGTTCTCCAGCACGGTCCGGTTGACGTCGAGCGTCTCGTGCTCCTGCGCGTAGTACCCGAGTTTGAGCCCGTGTCCGTCGATGACCTCGCCGGTGTCGGACTTCTCGATCCCGGACAGCACCCGTAGCAGCGTCGTCTTGCCCGCGCCGTTCAGCCCCAGTACGACGACGCGCGAGCCGCGGTCGATCGCCAGGTCGACGTCGGTGAAGATCTCCAGCGACCCGTACGACTTGGACAGCTCCTTGGCCATCAACGGCGTCTTGCCACACGGCGCCGGCGTCGGGAACGAGATCTTCGCGACGCGGTCCGACGCGCGCTCGTCCTCCAGCGACGCCATCAGCTTCTCGGCCCGCTTGAGCATGCCCTGCGCGGCCGTCGCCTTGGTCGCCTTGGCGCGCATCTTGTTCGCCTGGTCGATCAGCTGGGTGGCCTTCTTCTCCGCGTTCGCCCGCTCGCGCTTGCGGCGGCGTTCGTCGGTCTCGCGCTGGGTCAGGTACGCCTTCCAGCCGACGTTGTAGACGTCGATCTCGGCCCGGTTGGCGTCCAGGTGGAAGACCCGGGTAACGGTCTCCTCGAGCAGGTTCACGTCGTGGCTGATCATGATGACGCCGCCGGCATACCCCTTGAGGAAGTCCCGCAGCCACACGATCGAGTCGGCGTCCAGGTGGTTCGTCGGCTCGTCGAGCAGCAGCGTCTCGGCCTGCGCGAACAGGATCCGGGCCAGCTCGACCCGTCGCCGCTGACCACCGGACAACGTGCCGAGCGGCTGGCCCAGCACCCGGT
This region includes:
- a CDS encoding ABC-F family ATP-binding cassette domain-containing protein, giving the protein MITVSNLEVRVGARQLLAPASFRVGPGDKVGLVGRNGAGKTTLTKILAGEGLPASGSVTSSGEIGYLPQDPRTGDLEVLARDRILAARGLDEVVRRLRNAEKAMASADDKTREKGMRRYERAEADLHAAGGYAAESEAARIAANLGLPDRVLGQPLGTLSGGQRRRVELARILFAQAETLLLDEPTNHLDADSIVWLRDFLKGYAGGVIMISHDVNLLEETVTRVFHLDANRAEIDVYNVGWKAYLTQRETDERRRKRERANAEKKATQLIDQANKMRAKATKATAAQGMLKRAEKLMASLEDERASDRVAKISFPTPAPCGKTPLMAKELSKSYGSLEIFTDVDLAIDRGSRVVVLGLNGAGKTTLLRVLSGIEKSDTGEVIDGHGLKLGYYAQEHETLDVNRTVLENMKTAAPDLNETQARSVLGSFLFTGDDADKPARVLSGGEKTRLALATLVVSAANVLLLDEPTNNLDPASRTEVLNAIRSYTGAIVLVTHDEGAVEALEPERVLLLPDGVEDLWTNDYADLVSLA